A genome region from Dolichospermum compactum NIES-806 includes the following:
- a CDS encoding P-loop ATPase, Sll1717 family, producing MSEINKHKLLELIANIAPGKGIAEHESNDHETFLKNFLPIADYRHALEPNILLILGGRGVGKTELFRLLAIPSGRAALVESLGIRSLPTLSKTTWVAGFCKDKKQFPAPESVERQMDKATNIEWRSFWIGLILGVLLQQEDFKFKDFLIERIEPEIVNLLRDDLSLLSTWQPIVNQNLEKLNSVLDKLDQKLIETDDWLFVTYDELDRLVVSYTALASPIRQLLALWLDRWRRWDRIRPKIFLRTDLFREDFLNFPDASKLQGHQVRLEWKTSWLYQLLVKRLANAGSEMTEYLQNIPELITENKTGLGWSVTSNEKLFEELIERMIGKYMGANAKKGITYRWIPNHLQDADGRIAPRSFLKLFVLAAELRIQQHSTVEQNMVLLQPSDLQGALIDTSKARIIELTQEEYPWLESLKTSLAELVVPVEKDRFLEAVESTNWSEKPEKQPPVINPEEILKYLLQLGIVESRSDGRINMPEIYMYGFKVKRKGGLQRPK from the coding sequence ATGTCTGAAATTAATAAACACAAATTACTAGAATTAATAGCGAATATCGCCCCTGGTAAAGGAATTGCTGAACATGAAAGTAATGATCATGAAACATTCTTAAAAAACTTTTTACCCATAGCAGATTATCGTCATGCTTTAGAACCAAATATATTATTAATATTAGGAGGAAGAGGAGTAGGAAAAACTGAATTATTCCGTTTACTAGCAATTCCTTCAGGACGAGCAGCTTTAGTTGAAAGCTTGGGAATTAGATCCTTACCCACCTTGAGTAAAACAACATGGGTAGCTGGCTTTTGCAAGGACAAAAAGCAATTTCCAGCACCAGAAAGTGTAGAAAGGCAAATGGATAAAGCTACAAATATTGAATGGCGTAGCTTCTGGATTGGTTTAATTTTAGGCGTGTTATTACAGCAAGAAGATTTTAAGTTCAAAGATTTTCTAATTGAACGAATAGAGCCAGAAATAGTTAATCTTCTGAGAGATGATTTATCTCTTTTATCAACTTGGCAACCTATTGTCAATCAAAATCTTGAAAAATTAAATTCTGTCTTAGATAAATTAGATCAAAAACTTATTGAAACAGATGATTGGTTATTCGTTACTTATGATGAATTAGATAGATTAGTTGTTTCCTATACTGCCTTAGCAAGTCCAATACGTCAACTTTTAGCTTTGTGGCTTGATCGATGGCGACGTTGGGATAGAATACGACCTAAAATCTTTTTGCGTACTGATCTATTTCGAGAGGATTTTTTGAATTTTCCTGATGCTTCTAAACTGCAAGGCCATCAAGTTCGATTGGAATGGAAAACTTCATGGCTTTACCAACTTTTGGTCAAACGACTTGCAAACGCTGGATCTGAAATGACAGAATATTTGCAAAATATCCCAGAGTTAATTACTGAAAATAAAACTGGTTTGGGCTGGAGTGTAACATCAAATGAAAAATTATTTGAAGAACTAATCGAAAGAATGATTGGTAAGTATATGGGTGCTAATGCTAAAAAAGGAATTACCTATCGCTGGATTCCCAATCACCTTCAGGATGCTGATGGTCGAATTGCACCGCGTTCTTTTCTCAAGTTATTTGTTTTAGCCGCAGAACTGAGAATACAACAGCACTCGACTGTTGAACAAAATATGGTACTTTTGCAACCCTCTGATTTACAGGGGGCTTTAATAGATACTTCAAAAGCGCGAATTATAGAATTAACTCAAGAGGAGTATCCTTGGTTAGAATCCCTTAAAACAAGTTTAGCTGAACTTGTAGTTCCAGTAGAGAAAGACAGGTTTTTAGAAGCAGTAGAATCTACTAACTGGAGCGAAAAACCCGAAAAGCAACCACCTGTGATTAACCCTGAAGAAATTTTGAAATATTTACTTCAACTGGGAATTGTAGAAAGTCGTTCTGATGGAAGAATTAATATGCCTGAAATATATATGTATGGATTTAAAGTTAAACGGAAAGGTGGGCTTCAACGTCCCAAGTAG
- a CDS encoding PRC-barrel domain-containing protein translates to MTSEQIVRRSDILNTQVITRDNGKRLGIVSQIWVDVDQREVVALSLRDSLISISSLPRNMYLNTINQIGDVILVDNEDVIEDVEVEILSNLMNWEVITETGEVLGKVRGFKFNGETGKIYSIVIASLGLPQIPDQFLSTYELSIDEVVSTGPSRLIVFEGAEERVNQLTVGVLERLGIGKAPWERDPEEEFGYTAPRTVAPSNQLPSGVPLQPPRPKVRIPEPIAQEEEWTEDYVKEERPQRQVMKARSYESIQYDEDEEDNWSDATVRDSYQEAPRYEVKPAKKTYADQYDDYDDDLDGDAWDDAPKPVNIPKKVKERQVEYEEEGGY, encoded by the coding sequence ATGACTTCAGAACAAATAGTTAGACGTTCAGATATATTAAACACTCAGGTAATCACCCGCGACAACGGTAAGCGGTTAGGTATCGTGAGTCAAATTTGGGTTGATGTTGATCAAAGAGAGGTTGTGGCACTAAGTTTGCGAGACAGCCTGATCTCTATTTCTAGTTTGCCTCGTAATATGTATCTCAACACCATCAACCAAATCGGTGATGTCATCTTAGTTGATAACGAGGATGTCATCGAAGATGTGGAAGTAGAGATTCTCAGCAACCTGATGAACTGGGAAGTAATCACGGAAACAGGTGAAGTTTTAGGCAAAGTAAGAGGCTTTAAATTTAATGGCGAAACGGGTAAAATATACTCTATCGTTATTGCCTCCTTGGGTTTACCCCAAATTCCTGACCAGTTTTTGAGTACCTACGAATTATCCATAGATGAAGTTGTCAGCACTGGTCCGAGTCGTTTAATTGTTTTTGAAGGTGCTGAAGAAAGAGTAAACCAGTTAACTGTAGGCGTTTTAGAACGGCTGGGTATTGGTAAAGCCCCTTGGGAACGAGACCCAGAAGAAGAATTTGGTTATACTGCCCCCCGCACAGTTGCACCCAGCAATCAATTACCTAGCGGTGTACCCCTCCAACCACCCCGGCCAAAAGTCCGCATTCCTGAACCCATAGCCCAGGAAGAAGAATGGACTGAAGACTACGTAAAAGAAGAAAGACCCCAGCGTCAGGTCATGAAAGCCCGTTCCTACGAGTCAATTCAATATGACGAAGATGAAGAAGATAACTGGAGTGATGCAACGGTCAGGGATAGTTATCAGGAAGCGCCCAGATACGAAGTCAAGCCTGCTAAAAAGACCTATGCTGACCAGTATGATGACTATGATGATGATCTGGATGGTGATGCGTGGGATGATGCACCAAAGCCTGTAAATATTCCCAAAAAGGTTAAGGAACGACAAGTGGAATACGAAGAAGAAGGCGGATATTAA
- a CDS encoding DUF2382 domain-containing protein: MALYKIEDFTADSNYDRPELDDSEVEKIKHFDVYSDINNDKVGTVKHILVDDSGRLRYLVVDTGFWFFGRQVLLPIGRSRIDYDKQRVYAIRLTKEQVKNLPDFKDLQEIDYDYEERVRGVYRPPTVQEPLESSTPLESPIPVDVTAVSSHRTITTPVTPPVPAERNTYRYEEEPNLYNVNEQDHHNLKLYEERLVATKSRVKTGEVTISKELYTEMVTISVPVQKERIVIEHSNGETDAKAILPGESDFREGEVTRMDIYEEVPNIQKETVLREEVKVKKIVQQDTVEAEDTIRREELDVSRNDQRVGERRN, encoded by the coding sequence ATGGCTTTATACAAAATTGAAGACTTTACTGCTGACTCTAACTATGATCGTCCAGAGTTGGATGACAGTGAAGTTGAAAAGATTAAGCATTTTGATGTCTATTCAGACATAAACAATGATAAAGTTGGCACTGTCAAACACATCTTGGTAGATGATTCAGGGCGTTTGCGTTATTTAGTTGTGGACACAGGTTTTTGGTTCTTTGGTAGGCAAGTATTGTTGCCAATAGGACGTTCCCGAATTGACTACGATAAGCAACGGGTGTATGCAATTAGGCTTACAAAGGAACAGGTAAAAAATTTACCAGATTTTAAAGATTTGCAAGAAATTGATTACGACTATGAGGAACGGGTGCGGGGCGTTTATCGTCCGCCAACAGTACAAGAACCTTTAGAGTCATCAACACCTTTAGAGTCACCTATACCTGTAGATGTTACAGCAGTTTCTAGCCATCGCACAATAACTACACCTGTTACTCCTCCTGTTCCTGCTGAACGTAATACATATAGGTATGAGGAAGAACCAAATCTTTACAATGTGAATGAGCAGGATCACCACAACCTCAAGCTATACGAAGAACGTTTAGTTGCCACTAAATCTCGTGTGAAGACAGGAGAAGTAACTATTAGTAAGGAATTATATACTGAAATGGTAACAATTTCTGTACCTGTTCAAAAAGAACGTATAGTTATTGAACACAGTAATGGAGAAACGGATGCTAAAGCTATATTACCTGGTGAATCTGATTTCCGTGAGGGAGAAGTGACTCGGATGGATATTTATGAAGAAGTCCCTAATATCCAAAAGGAAACAGTTTTGCGGGAGGAAGTGAAAGTCAAGAAAATAGTTCAACAGGATACAGTTGAAGCTGAAGATACTATTCGGCGTGAGGAATTAGATGTGAGTCGCAATGATCAACGAGTAGGTGAGAGAAGAAACTAA
- a CDS encoding restriction endonuclease subunit R, which translates to MITNASSLTLSNLRQTFGLRLNSSDRFFDEWLNNAPTLTEAELQGLDRLTRNYTYLSQEEAPLEEIVKLVVVSPLLDLAGFYQFPFLVKAEVSTSIEVADEANAMAVQGRIDILVIQDSFWILVIESKPARLDVTAGIPQALTYLLSAPNLPSSYYGMVTNGREVLFLKCDRRQDVPQYTRSHTYRLLENIAERIQVLQGLKQIGAYIGDLRS; encoded by the coding sequence GTGATTACAAATGCTAGTAGCCTTACCCTTAGCAATCTCCGTCAAACCTTTGGCTTGAGACTCAATTCTAGCGATCGCTTTTTTGATGAATGGTTAAATAATGCGCCGACTCTAACCGAAGCGGAACTACAAGGACTAGATCGCCTCACTCGCAACTATACCTATCTCAGTCAAGAGGAAGCGCCACTTGAAGAAATTGTTAAGCTTGTCGTGGTGTCGCCATTGCTAGATTTGGCTGGTTTCTATCAATTTCCTTTTCTGGTAAAAGCAGAAGTAAGTACCAGTATCGAAGTTGCTGATGAAGCTAATGCTATGGCGGTTCAAGGCAGAATTGATATTTTGGTAATCCAAGATAGTTTTTGGATTTTGGTAATCGAATCAAAACCTGCAAGGCTAGACGTTACCGCAGGAATTCCTCAAGCACTTACTTATTTGTTGAGCGCTCCTAATTTGCCGTCAAGTTACTATGGAATGGTTACAAATGGAAGGGAAGTATTGTTTTTGAAATGTGATCGCCGCCAAGATGTCCCTCAATATACGCGATCGCATACTTATCGGTTACTTGAAAATATAGCAGAACGCATCCAAGTTTTGCAGGGACTTAAACAAATTGGGGCTTATATTGGCGATTTGAGGAGTTAG
- a CDS encoding type II toxin-antitoxin system VapC family toxin translates to MGETVYIETSILGYLTARPSRDIIVAANIEITREWWNTRRSDFQLYSSQAVLKETTQGDAKIASQRLEILSNLSLLNLNQSVLDLAEQFLGRSNLPAKADVDAIHIAVATVHGMDYLLTWNCKHIANAQI, encoded by the coding sequence ATGGGTGAAACTGTCTATATTGAAACCAGTATCTTAGGCTACCTTACTGCTCGACCAAGCAGAGACATTATTGTGGCGGCTAATATTGAGATAACGAGGGAGTGGTGGAATACACGGCGCAGTGACTTTCAACTATACTCATCCCAAGCAGTCTTGAAAGAAACTACCCAAGGAGATGCCAAAATTGCATCTCAACGACTCGAAATTCTTAGCAATCTATCATTACTCAACTTAAACCAATCCGTGCTGGATTTAGCAGAGCAATTTTTAGGCCGCAGCAACCTTCCAGCAAAAGCTGATGTTGATGCTATTCATATCGCAGTTGCAACTGTTCACGGAATGGATTATCTGCTGACATGGAATTGCAAGCACATTGCCAATGCTCAAATTTAG
- a CDS encoding type II toxin-antitoxin system VapC family toxin yields MNYLLDTNIVSLALKQNSQILHKITISESKEEKIFISCITYFEIRRGFLAVDAPKQRARFEEFCQEYPIIFLDDLAILEKAAQIHANLRLRGVPIQTEDVLIAATAILKDLIVVSNDSDLARVEGLSLENWVEL; encoded by the coding sequence ATGAATTATTTATTAGATACTAATATTGTTTCTTTAGCACTCAAACAAAATTCCCAAATTCTTCACAAGATTACAATTAGTGAGTCTAAGGAAGAAAAGATTTTTATTAGTTGTATCACCTATTTTGAAATTAGGCGAGGTTTTTTAGCGGTTGATGCACCAAAACAAAGAGCAAGATTTGAGGAATTTTGTCAAGAATATCCGATTATTTTCTTAGATGATTTAGCAATTTTAGAAAAAGCTGCTCAAATTCATGCTAATTTGAGATTAAGGGGTGTACCAATTCAAACTGAAGATGTTTTAATCGCTGCTACTGCTATTCTTAAAGATTTAATTGTGGTTTCTAATGATAGTGATTTGGCCAGAGTTGAGGGTTTAAGTTTAGAGAATTGGGTAGAATTATGA
- a CDS encoding Rpn family recombination-promoting nuclease/putative transposase, giving the protein MYDDTCRFLAENFSADFASWLLGEPVTLTQIQPSELSLDPIRADALILLESNESFLHIEFQTLPKNNIPFRILDYRVRMYRKDPTKPMRQVVIYLKQTRSELAYQTSFMMERTRHEFDVIRLWEQPASLFLQYPGLIPFAVLGESVNAEETLRQVAKRVDQIVDPTTKANLMAASGILAGLKLEDEIVYRILRRDIMQESTVYRSIERDARKEEKRAIALNLLRGGVALSLIVSSTGLSIEEVQQIQQQLNESAKN; this is encoded by the coding sequence ATGTATGACGATACCTGCCGATTTCTTGCCGAAAATTTCTCTGCTGACTTTGCCAGTTGGCTTTTGGGTGAACCTGTCACCCTGACACAAATCCAACCCTCGGAACTCTCCCTTGACCCGATTCGAGCCGATGCCTTGATTTTGCTGGAATCTAACGAATCCTTTTTACATATCGAGTTTCAAACGCTCCCTAAAAATAATATTCCATTTCGCATTTTGGATTACCGTGTGCGAATGTACCGAAAAGATCCAACTAAACCAATGCGACAGGTCGTAATTTACTTAAAGCAGACTAGGTCGGAGTTGGCTTATCAAACGAGCTTTATGATGGAGCGGACGCGCCATGAGTTTGATGTCATCCGATTGTGGGAACAACCTGCATCACTTTTCCTGCAATATCCTGGGCTGATTCCCTTTGCGGTTTTGGGTGAAAGTGTTAATGCCGAGGAAACGTTGCGCCAAGTAGCTAAAAGGGTGGATCAGATTGTAGACCCTACAACAAAAGCAAACCTGATGGCAGCATCAGGGATTTTGGCTGGGCTAAAATTAGAAGATGAGATCGTTTATCGCATACTACGGAGAGACATCATGCAGGAATCCACTGTTTATCGTTCGATTGAAAGAGATGCTCGGAAAGAGGAGAAGCGGGCGATCGCGCTTAATCTTCTACGCGGTGGCGTGGCACTCAGTCTTATTGTATCTTCAACAGGTTTATCGATCGAGGAAGTTCAACAGATTCAGCAGCAACTGAATGAGTCTGCAAAAAACTAA
- a CDS encoding AAA family ATPase, which yields MRIKKLQLKNGYKRFFDLTIDLGENPKRIVALVGPNGCGKSSVLDGMLFHNNAHNRVGNKDGKDHQYHSMNRTPNYNHQNVSIQFLEGTFQEIRSEKQRSGKENTIFSFRSPYRYNSSLMVKQSMATPDIRFNQYGATTTSDIDDKIEENYRRLYIKYNKYLNDFDCKPSEAKEKIIGDLNSSIKKCLDLEISSIGNIEASQGSLYFKKSDHPSDFEFNVLSSGEKEVIDILLDLYLRQDEYCDTIFLLDEPELHINTSIQKNLLIEIDRLVGENCQIWLTTHSIGFLRALQDEMKDKCQIIQFKSNDKLASEAYTLTPMKALRANWSDIFSIALDDLANLVSPKRIVYCEGRDEPGMGGVERGLDAQVFNNIFSESYHDTLFVSSGGNTELDKRSDIAIAILSKVFSNLEILVLKDRDMASGRDTTEQDRQSYLQLNRANHRVLKRWEIENYLYDKEVLVKYCEENNREFSENEYDLSISDRYRQSELKRCHWKNKKYLWNYFQR from the coding sequence ATGAGAATAAAGAAACTTCAGCTTAAGAATGGCTACAAAAGATTTTTTGACCTTACTATTGATCTAGGTGAAAATCCCAAAAGGATAGTTGCATTGGTGGGTCCTAATGGCTGCGGAAAAAGTAGTGTGCTAGATGGGATGCTTTTTCACAACAATGCACATAATCGGGTAGGAAACAAAGATGGTAAAGATCATCAATATCATTCGATGAACAGAACTCCAAATTACAATCATCAAAATGTTTCTATTCAGTTTTTGGAAGGAACATTTCAGGAAATTAGAAGTGAAAAGCAAAGGTCTGGCAAAGAAAATACAATATTTTCATTTCGTAGTCCATATAGGTACAACAGCAGCCTTATGGTCAAACAATCAATGGCGACTCCTGATATAAGATTCAATCAATATGGGGCGACTACAACATCAGATATTGATGACAAAATAGAGGAAAACTACAGGCGACTCTATATCAAATATAACAAATATCTGAATGATTTTGACTGCAAACCAAGTGAGGCAAAAGAAAAAATAATTGGAGATTTGAACTCTTCTATTAAAAAGTGTCTTGATTTAGAGATATCAAGTATTGGAAATATTGAAGCTTCTCAAGGTAGTCTTTACTTTAAGAAGTCGGATCACCCAAGTGACTTTGAATTCAATGTCCTTTCTTCAGGAGAAAAAGAAGTAATTGATATACTTTTGGATCTCTATCTAAGGCAAGATGAATATTGCGATACTATATTTTTATTAGACGAACCAGAGCTGCACATAAATACATCAATACAGAAAAATCTTTTAATAGAAATTGATCGTTTAGTTGGAGAGAACTGCCAAATATGGCTTACAACCCATAGCATAGGCTTTTTACGCGCTCTACAAGATGAGATGAAGGACAAGTGTCAAATTATTCAATTTAAGTCCAACGATAAACTCGCTTCAGAGGCTTATACCCTGACTCCGATGAAGGCGTTAAGAGCAAATTGGAGTGATATTTTTTCAATTGCGCTTGATGACTTAGCCAATCTTGTTAGCCCTAAACGTATAGTCTATTGTGAAGGACGTGACGAACCAGGTATGGGTGGGGTCGAGAGAGGATTAGATGCCCAGGTTTTTAATAATATATTTTCGGAAAGTTATCACGATACACTCTTTGTTTCGAGTGGAGGTAATACTGAATTAGATAAGCGAAGTGATATTGCAATTGCGATTCTAAGCAAGGTCTTTTCTAACCTGGAAATATTAGTCTTAAAGGATAGAGATATGGCATCAGGGCGAGATACTACTGAGCAGGACAGGCAATCATATCTCCAGCTTAATCGAGCCAATCACAGAGTCCTGAAAAGATGGGAAATTGAAAACTATTTGTATGACAAAGAAGTTCTTGTCAAATACTGTGAAGAAAATAACCGCGAATTTAGTGAAAATGAATACGATCTATCTATTAGTGACAGATATAGACAATCAGAACTTAAAAGATGTCACTGGAAAAATAAAAAATATTTGTGGAATTACTTCCAGCGTTAA
- the smc gene encoding chromosome segregation protein SMC produces the protein MVYVKRVELTNFKSFGGTTAVPLLPGCTVISGPNGSGKSNILDALLFCLGLASSKGMRAERLPDLVNNAQKHKGRSALEASVTVTFDISDVSRRGAVAQREEVGEVGEVEETEENPKSKIQNLKSSEWSVTRRLRVSQQGGYTSNYYINGVACTLSELHEDLEELRIYPEGYNVVLQGDVTSIISMNARERREIIDELAGVATYDRKILQAKSTLDEVKDKEDSCRIIQTELSVQCDRLSQDKAKAEKYQLLKIEFIQKQSWEAVLSWRSLQAQQEKLVAQVQDGDRNFSNFTTELNTTNSQIDQKTTELDQLNLRVKALGEEELLSVQSNLATQEAERKQLQRQQRELETSIQESTKRLNQTYQEIQQYQLALEEAKKQHNVEMLNVTSLQSERDKAQQNLESSRQAAAEIASASEAWVQQQTALNRQIESLLHILEPQRTEQAQLQERNTQLQQLISEQSQLIATLEPELTAKQVECGRLETEFNASTQPIQNLAENLAATEQELQIQQDTQKRLLQEQRDKQRQLDKLEAQTQAQQEIQGTQASKVILQSEMPGLWGLVVQLGKVDPKYQLALEMAAGGRLGHIVVEDDSVASAGIELLKQKRAGRATFLPLNKIKVPKFTQDATLRLADGFVSYAVDLVECDRRYHDVFAYVFGATVVFATLAQARKNMGLYRIVTLQGELLETSGAMTGGSGNQRSSLRFDSGEAGESQEVANLKTRLIDIDRILERCGEAISTLATRTKTLTIELTEARQGRREQQLYLEQLKKDIKGLTTQLENTRSQLSQNTQKFTSAQSRLEILNQELPEQETQLQQLRHTLAELESSQTPSEWQQIQAIIKTQEQELQQRETALRDVQQQLKNLENQQQRLQEKIEESQTRVIQYQQEETTGKQQQATVNSQVEELNNLITTMQANLRKLEENLGEEKKNRDTAETELRSLLLRQQQLQWEIEKLQETQQKRREDLTALQNQLRDLGAELPSPLPEVPNKVDLEDLQKELRSLGKRLQAMEPVNMLALEEFDKVQGRLQELTEKLETLEGERTELLLRIENFTTLRQKAFKEAFDAVNENFQSIFAILSDGDGYLQLDNPEDPFNSGLNLVAHPKGKPVQRLASMSGGEKSLTALSFIFSLQRYRPSPFYAFDEVDMFLDGSNVERLARMIKQQAEQAQFIVVSLRRPMIESAQRTIGVTQARGAYTQVLGIKLQSSDH, from the coding sequence ATGGTATATGTCAAGCGCGTTGAACTTACCAATTTTAAATCCTTCGGTGGGACTACTGCTGTCCCTTTGCTACCGGGTTGTACTGTCATATCTGGTCCCAATGGTTCTGGGAAGTCAAATATTCTAGATGCTTTGTTGTTTTGTTTGGGACTGGCTAGTTCTAAGGGTATGCGGGCGGAACGTTTACCGGATTTGGTGAATAATGCCCAAAAACATAAGGGGCGTTCGGCTCTGGAAGCTAGTGTAACTGTGACTTTTGATATTTCGGATGTCTCTCGCAGAGGCGCAGTGGCGCAGAGGGAGGAAGTAGGGGAGGTAGGGGAAGTAGAGGAGACGGAGGAAAATCCAAAATCCAAAATCCAAAATCTAAAATCGTCTGAGTGGAGTGTGACTCGGCGGTTGCGGGTGTCTCAACAAGGGGGGTATACGTCTAATTATTATATTAATGGTGTCGCTTGTACTCTGTCTGAGTTACATGAGGATTTAGAAGAGTTGCGGATTTATCCTGAAGGCTATAATGTGGTGTTACAGGGGGATGTAACGAGTATTATCTCGATGAATGCGCGGGAACGTCGGGAAATTATTGATGAGTTGGCCGGGGTGGCGACTTATGATCGGAAAATACTCCAAGCTAAGTCTACTTTGGATGAGGTGAAGGATAAGGAAGATAGTTGTCGGATTATTCAGACTGAGTTAAGTGTACAATGCGATCGCCTTTCTCAAGACAAGGCTAAGGCGGAAAAGTATCAATTATTGAAAATTGAGTTTATTCAAAAGCAGTCTTGGGAGGCGGTGTTATCTTGGCGTTCTCTCCAAGCACAGCAGGAAAAGCTGGTTGCACAAGTTCAAGATGGCGATCGTAATTTCAGTAATTTTACTACTGAATTAAATACAACTAATTCCCAAATTGATCAGAAAACTACTGAATTAGATCAACTCAATCTTCGGGTTAAGGCTTTGGGTGAGGAGGAACTTCTTTCTGTTCAATCAAATCTCGCTACTCAAGAAGCTGAACGGAAACAACTCCAACGACAACAACGGGAATTAGAAACATCTATTCAAGAATCCACAAAGCGATTAAATCAAACTTATCAGGAAATTCAACAATATCAACTTGCTTTAGAGGAAGCTAAAAAACAACACAATGTAGAAATGTTGAATGTCACATCTCTACAATCAGAAAGAGATAAAGCTCAACAAAATTTAGAGTCTTCTCGTCAAGCTGCTGCGGAAATTGCCTCAGCTTCGGAAGCTTGGGTACAACAACAAACAGCTTTAAATCGGCAAATTGAATCTTTGCTGCATATTCTCGAACCCCAACGCACTGAACAGGCGCAATTACAGGAACGGAATACTCAATTACAACAATTGATTTCGGAACAATCTCAGTTAATTGCAACTTTAGAACCGGAATTAACCGCAAAGCAAGTTGAATGTGGGCGTTTGGAAACAGAATTTAATGCTTCTACCCAACCTATTCAAAATTTAGCCGAAAATCTCGCTGCGACAGAACAAGAGTTACAAATTCAACAAGATACCCAAAAGCGACTTTTACAAGAACAACGCGATAAACAACGTCAATTAGATAAATTAGAAGCACAAACACAGGCACAACAGGAGATCCAAGGAACACAAGCTAGTAAGGTAATTTTACAGTCAGAAATGCCTGGTTTATGGGGTTTGGTAGTGCAGTTGGGCAAGGTAGATCCTAAATATCAATTAGCTTTAGAAATGGCTGCTGGTGGGCGTTTAGGGCATATTGTGGTGGAAGATGATAGTGTGGCATCTGCGGGAATTGAACTGTTGAAACAAAAACGGGCCGGAAGGGCAACTTTTTTACCTTTAAATAAAATTAAAGTCCCGAAATTTACTCAAGATGCAACTCTGCGTTTAGCTGATGGTTTTGTCAGTTATGCGGTAGATTTGGTAGAATGCGATCGCCGTTATCATGATGTATTTGCCTATGTTTTTGGTGCAACGGTGGTATTTGCAACCCTGGCACAAGCTCGGAAAAACATGGGACTATATCGGATAGTCACTTTACAAGGGGAATTATTGGAAACTAGCGGCGCAATGACTGGAGGTAGCGGTAATCAACGTTCATCTTTACGCTTTGATAGCGGTGAAGCCGGAGAATCTCAAGAAGTCGCTAATTTAAAAACTCGCTTAATAGATATTGATCGGATTTTAGAACGTTGTGGAGAAGCAATTTCTACTTTAGCAACTCGCACTAAAACATTAACTATAGAATTGACGGAAGCACGTCAAGGACGCAGAGAACAACAATTATATTTAGAACAGTTAAAGAAAGATATTAAAGGTTTAACAACGCAGTTAGAAAATACTCGTTCCCAACTTTCCCAAAATACCCAAAAATTCACATCTGCACAATCCCGGTTAGAAATTTTAAATCAGGAATTACCAGAACAAGAAACTCAATTACAACAATTGAGACATACTTTAGCTGAGTTGGAATCTTCCCAAACCCCCAGCGAATGGCAACAAATCCAAGCTATCATTAAAACCCAAGAACAGGAATTACAACAACGAGAAACCGCGTTAAGAGATGTGCAACAACAATTAAAAAATCTCGAAAATCAACAACAACGATTACAAGAAAAAATAGAAGAATCTCAAACCAGAGTTATTCAATATCAACAAGAAGAAACGACAGGAAAACAGCAACAAGCAACAGTTAATAGTCAAGTTGAAGAATTGAATAATTTGATTACCACAATGCAAGCTAATTTGCGGAAATTAGAAGAGAATTTAGGGGAAGAGAAAAAGAACCGAGATACAGCAGAAACCGAATTGCGATCGCTCTTATTGCGTCAACAACAATTACAATGGGAAATTGAGAAACTGCAAGAAACTCAACAAAAACGCCGGGAAGATTTAACAGCACTGCAAAACCAATTGCGAGATTTAGGTGCAGAATTACCCAGTCCCCTCCCAGAAGTTCCCAATAAAGTTGATTTAGAAGACTTACAAAAAGAATTGCGGAGTTTAGGTAAACGTTTACAGGCAATGGAACCTGTGAATATGTTAGCTTTGGAAGAATTCGATAAAGTCCAAGGTCGTCTTCAAGAACTTACGGAAAAATTAGAGACTTTAGAAGGTGAACGGACAGAATTATTATTAAGAATTGAAAACTTTACCACCCTCCGTCAAAAAGCATTTAAAGAAGCTTTTGATGCAGTAAATGAGAATTTCCAATCAATTTTTGCTATCCTTTCCGATGGTGACGGTTATTTACAACTAGATAATCCCGAAGATCCTTTTAACAGTGGTTTAAACCTAGTTGCACACCCGAAAGGAAAACCCGTCCAACGTCTTGCTTCTATGTCTGGGGGAGAGAAATCCTTAACTGCATTAAGTTTTATTTTCTCTCTACAACGTTATCGTCCATCTCCATTTTACGCCTTTGATGAAGTTGATATGTTTTTAGATGGGTCAAATGTGGAACGATTAGCGAGAATGATTAAACAACAGGCAGAACAGGCACAGTTTATAGTTGTGAGTTTGCGCCGTCCGATGATAGAGTCAGCACAGCGGACAATTGGGGTGACACAAGCTAGAGGTGCATATACTCAAGTTTTGGGGATTAAACTACAATCATCTGACCATTAA